Proteins encoded by one window of Panicum virgatum strain AP13 chromosome 7N, P.virgatum_v5, whole genome shotgun sequence:
- the LOC120681490 gene encoding zinc finger CCCH domain-containing protein 32-like — protein sequence MEVDGAAGTAAAGGAKPLTPEEEALRRSTDCVYFLASPLTCKKGNECDFRHSEGARMNPRDCWYWLNGSCLNPKCSFRHPPIDGLFGAPTPGIPPVSSHYGAYSSGKQMVPCYYFQKGNCLKGDRCPFYHGPQAAGNNTTDQAVKVSSLPLELPQAKKNEETAAPNNLTQQGARIIDDRSMVHITKSGVGVTPTELASNAVESRPNSEQAPNSIPAAKKSFTVEEDHPMHYQNQLPVEGDSVQDWNQNFQIPPTDDLPQNSREADDFLGESSPGFDVLVDNDADGAAYLHDEEDFGRDMYPVEDYEYAPADFDTQAHHESEQFNGMGENGQIGQLYDGYDRKRHRSSSERSIDRPFHSDRTFHHRGLDRDEIDGSDLRHQLRRRRINGPSTTISPERANGGRHWRDEHYRERAHGVHHMHNDRRQGPRGSTLSSRLQARIKLPGRSPDRVETRFEDERDGRLRGRFSPARRVDFHGGRNREPGKHQERSHQISSELVSSVRHADGLFRRDAVDSARFPARRNFGEPRKANGIVETEVSLDFEGPKPLSVILQRKREAAGGNNSSSNYEKSAEVAVMRTGFLVESEKKGCANTIMSEDCKSGLGDEEYKEEDDIPVEGHGQSSSHGDKFEGEDAAEVDPEGNQEADNYDQREGESDDYETIEGHDYKSEDENAYQDDEDLDDDDDFAQKVGVVFS from the exons ATGGAGGTGGACGGCgccgcggggacggcggcggcgggcggcgcgaagcCGCtgacgccggaggaggaggcgctgcGGCGCAGCACCGACTGCGTCTACTTCCTCGCCTCGCCCCTCACCTGCAAGAAG GGTAATGAATGTGATTTTCGTCACAGCGAGGGTGCCCGGATGAACCCTCGAGACTGTTGGTACTGGTTGAATGGCAGTTGTTTGAACCCGAAATGTTCATTTCGCCATCCG CCAATTGATGGTCTCTTTGGTGCCCCAACTCCTGGAATACCTCCAGTTTCTTCGCACTATGGTGCTTATAGCTCGGGCAAGCAGATGGTCCCGTGCTATTACTTCCAGAAAGGGAACTGCCTGAAGGGTGATAGATGCCCTTTTTATCATGGACCGCAAGCGGCTGGTAATAATACCACAGATCAGGCGGTGAAGGTTTCGTCCTTACCTTTGGAACTGCCCCAGGCTAAAAAGAATGAAGAAACTGCGGCTCCTAATAATTTAACTCAGCAAGGTGCTCGAATAATTGATGACAGGAGTATGGTCCATATTACTAAGAGTGGTGTAGGTGTAACACCTACTGAACTAGCTTCCAACGCAGTGGAGTCTAGGCCCAACTCAGAGCAGGCACCCAATAGTATACCAGCAGCGAAGAAAAGTTTCACAGTTGAGGAGGATCATCCTATGCACTATCAGAACCAGCTTCCTGTTGAAGGTGATTCTGTCCAAGACTGGAACCAAAATTTCCAAATACCCCCAACAGATGACCTGCCACAGAATAGCAGGGAGGCTGATGATTTTTTGGGGGAGTCTTCTCCTGGTTTTGATGTTCTTGTAGACAATGATGCAGATGGTGCTGCTTATTTACATGACGAGGAAGATTTTGGAAGGGATATGTACCCGGTAGAAGATTATGAATATGCTCCAGCTGATTTTGATACTCAGGCCCATCATGAAAGTGAACAGTTCAATGGAATGGGCGAGAATGGACAAATTGGACAACTTTATGATGGCTATGATAGGAAACGGCACAGATCCTCATCTGAGAGGAGCATAGACAGACCTTTCCATTCAGATAGAACGTTTCACCACAGAGGCCTTGATCGTGATGAGATAGATGGGTCAGATCTACGCCATCAGCTCCGCAGGAGACGGATAAATGGGCCTTCTACAACCATTAGCCCAGAACGGGCTAATGGGGGGCGGCACTGGAGGGATGAACACTACAGAGAAAGGGCACATGGTGTTCACCACATGCACAATGATCGCCGTCAGGGCCCACGAGGAAGCACTCTGAGTTCCCGTCTGCAGGCCAGAATAAAGCTTCCTGGAAGATCACCTGATAGAGTTGAAACTCGCTTCGAGGATGAGCGAGACGGGAGACTCCGGGGGAGATTCTCTCCAGCTAGACGGGTGGATTTTCATGGTGGTAGGAATCGAGAGCCTGGAAAACATCAGGAAAGGAGCCACCAGATATCAAGTGAGCTCGTCTCAAGTGTCAGGCATGCAGATGGCCTCTTTAGAAGAGATGCAGTGGATTCAGCTCGCTTTCCTGCTCGTAGAAACTTCGGAGAGCCAAGGAAGGCAAATGGAATTGTGGAAACTGAAGTATCTCTTGATTTTGAGGGTCCGAAACCCCTCAGTGTCATCTTGCAGAGGAAAAGAGAGGCAGCAGGGGGTAATAACTCATCTTCCAACTATGAGAAATCTGCTGAGGTTGCAGTCATGCGGACTGGTTTTCTGGTTGAATCTGAGAAGAAAGGATGTGCCAACACTATCATGTCTGAAGATTGCAAGAGTGGATTAGGTGATGAAGAGTACAAAGAGGAAGATGATATCCCTGTGGAGGGTCATGGGCAGTCTTCATCGCATGGTGACAAATTTGAGGGTGAAGATGCTGCTGAGGTGGATCCAGAAGGAAATCAAGAGGCAGATAACTATGACCAGAGAGAGGGTGAGTCAGATGACTACGAGACAATCGAAGGTCATGACTACAAATCTGAGGACGAAAATGCATACCAAGATGACGAAGACctcgacgacgatgatgacttTGCTCAGAAAGTAGGGGTTGTTTTCTCTTGA